Proteins from a genomic interval of Danio rerio strain Tuebingen ecotype United States chromosome 4, GRCz12tu, whole genome shotgun sequence:
- the LOC141381861 gene encoding uncharacterized protein, whose translation MAFIKEESEDVKIEETFTVKHEDPQEQTDLMVLKEETHGQNEIDEKQQFEKPQEIMTDEKPTLTKKTSSHGRPRKSKSGCNFSCKQCSKSFSQKSKLDVHMRVHTREQPFTCEQCGKSFGQKQSFKAHMRIHTREKPYTCQQCEKSFYHAGHFAAHMRIHTGEKPFSCKQCGKSFSQKPNLDVHMRVHTGEKPYTCEQCGKSFSQKQSFKTHMRIHTGERPYTCQQCGKSFRHARNLDVHMRIHTGEKPFSCKQCRKSFSKKLNLIAHMRVYTREKPYTCEQCGKSLGKKQDLYIHMRIHTGEKPYTCTECGKSFPHKNTLNHHMRTHTGEKPFTCDQCGKSFTTKFSLKNHMNGHTGTIVFTCDQCGKSLTRKDTIKQHMKTHSREDRFRCSECGKGFKSKRSLNTHMKLHNGEQSPQH comes from the exons atggcgtttattaaagaggagagtgaagatgtaaagattgaagaaacattcacagtcaaacatgaagatccacaggaacaaacag atctgatggtgctgaaagaagagactcatgGACAGAATGAAATAGATGAGAAACAGCAGTTTGAGAAACCCCAAGAAATAatgactgatgaaaaacccacactgactaaaaagacttcatcacacggaagacctcggaaatccaaatctgggtgtaatttcagctgtaaacagtgtagtAAGAGTTTCAGTCAGAAGTCAaagcttgatgttcacatgagagttcacactagggagCAACCTttcacctgcgaacagtgtggaaagagttttggtcaaaaacaaagctttaaagctcacatgagaattcacactagAGAGAAGccatacacatgccaacagtgtgaaaAAAGCTTTTATCATGCTGGACACTTTGCagcacacatgagaattcacactggggagaagcctttcagctgtaaacagtgtggaaagagtttcagtcaaaagccaaaccttgatgttcacatgagagttcacacaggggagaaaccttacacctgcgaacagtgtggaaagagttttagtcaaaaacaaagctttaaaacccacatgagaattcacactggagagaggccgtacacatgccaacagtgtggaaaaagcttccgCCATGCAAGAAACTTGGatgtgcacatgagaattcacactggag agaagcctttcagctgtaaacagtgtagaaagagtttcagtaAAAAGCTGAACCTGATTGCTCACATGAGAGTTTACActagggagaaaccttacacctgcgaacagtgtggaaagagtttaggtaaaaaacaagacctttacatccacatgaggattcacactggagagaaaccttacacatgcacagagtgtggtaaaagtttcccaCATAAAAACACACTCAATCACCACATGAGAAcacacaccggagagaagccgtttacatgtgatcagtgtggaaagagcttcacaaccaaatttagcctcaagaaccacatgaatggtcacactggaaccatagtgttcacatgtgatcagtgtggaaagagtctcacacggAAAGACACcattaagcaacacatgaagactcactcaAGAGAGGATCGAtttagatgcagtgagtgtggaaagggctttaaaagtaaaagaagcctcaacactcacatgaagcttcacaatggagagcagagtcctcaacattga